The Oreochromis aureus strain Israel breed Guangdong linkage group 15, ZZ_aureus, whole genome shotgun sequence genome contains the following window.
tGTGTAGTTAAGATATCTGTTCCAGTCATGTTTTTGGGAATGGAATAGCTCAGTTTTCACAGGTGCCTGCCAGCTATAACGTTTTGATATAAATACTGTTAGAACGATATAAATACAGTGGCAAGAAAAAGTAAGTGAACCCTTTGGAATTTGTCTTAAAATCAGATCAGATCTTCATCTGAGTTACAATTATAAAcaaaccagatttttttttctgctttttttaattttgtattgAAATTGCACACGTACACAATTATTTTTACATATATCATGGCGCATTTTGACTAGGCTATGTTAGAAAATGGTAAACATCTCCCTTCACGAATACCAGCTATAAATCATTCCTGGTTAGGACAGTAAGGACTGATTTAGAGTAATGCAGCGAGTGTTTGTAGAGCCTGTGGTGTAACTTGTGTAAGTGGCCGACTTCATTGGCGGCATTTACGCTTGTGTGAAATACATTCTGTGCTGATTACCTCGTGGTTATGTCCTGGTCATTTCTATGCGGAGTCATCCAATAGAAACCAATTAACTGGtggggctttttttttccctgtctttGATTCCCACTCGCTGCATTTCCTCACATCTATTCTGATAGGTTCAACAACCTGCCTGCAGGAATTTACTGACATTTGTGAATCCTTACATTGATGCTATGATCATTATTCCTCATATTGAAGTGATGACAGTTATTCTCTCACTGATGAATTAAGAAACTGCAGCAGAAAGGCATCTGGACATGCACAGGAAGAATCGGCAGTACTGAACAGGCCAATCACAATCGTTGTGGGCTGCGTGGACATGATGGGTAGTTAAATCGCTGGTTAGAATGCCACTGCTGCCCATAAAACCTTGCCTGATATTTGCTAAAGGAGTACTTTGATCCTTCACAGCACTACTGCAATACTGAATGATGTAGCTAAACTGCAAAGTAAAGCCTGCGCTTCCTTTGCCTGAGTTCAAATTATTCTTCATTTATCTCATTTGTCCCTTTTATCCAACATTTATCTGATTGGTTGTCCCTCGTAAACGGAAGGTTAGAACAGCAGGTGAATGGAGCTGCTGAGCTTGCAGCCAAATATGTGTGCATAAGATGAACATATTAAGCACATCTGCTCTAAGTGACCTCACACAGAGCTAAGAGtaggggaaaaaatgaaattaaccATTTAGAACAGTCTGAATCCTTACTTAATAACCGTAGCTGATTATTTGAAACAGCCATGTTTATTATGAGCATTGACCATTGTGCCCATTCACATATGGCTGAAAATGAGCTAAAGTATAATAGGTTCCTGTTACAAGAAGGTCTAACGGTTCAGTCAGAGCCCAGTTTCTTAATCTAATAGAGGTGCTGAAGAATGAGCTCGAGGATAATTCACACCAGAGATTCATTTCTGACAACATGGCTGAAGTCAGACGATTCTAGAAGAATGAGTCAAACTTCCTCCTGATTGTAGCTGCAGAAAACCTTTGAGATCACTGCTGTCACAGGAGGTTCAGTCACTTGTCAAATCCAAGGGTTCCCTTACTTTTTCTACCAGCAATCTAAAGTTTTAACAAAGACATAAGAGATTGTTTGGGTCAAACATCACGTTTGTGTTACTTGTGACTCAGATGAAGATCAAATCAGATTTTCTGACCAGTGAACGCAGAAGAACATGTAATTCCACGGGTTCACTTCGCTTGCCACTGTATTTGATTACGACTTTTCGTTCAGATCATTCAGTGTCTCAGCCAATCATGGTGCAGCGACGGCCAGGCCAGGGTTTCCATGGGAATGGTGATGCCAATTCTGTGCTTTCACCTCGCTCAGAAGGCGGAGGTCTCGGCGTGAGCATGGTGGAGTACGTCCTGAGTTCGTCCCCTGGTGACAAGATGGATGGCCGCTACAGGAATGGTGGCTATGTAAGCCAGACTTTTGCATCTCATCGATCTTACCAAAAGTGGAGTTTGGATTTCTTTGTCtaattgtttttctgtctgtcgTATTTACACAGGGTGCAGGAGATGCTGACCAAGATGGGAGAGAGAAAAGTGATGCGCAAGAGAAGGTGTCGCCTTTTGAAGAGGACAAAAGCCCTGAGATGAAGGTGGGAGAGGAGAGTGATCCTACTAAAGCCAATGGAAGAGGTCTGCTGAACGGCATGGACAGAGACTGTAAAGACTTCAAGTAGGTTTTCCTTTTACAGTGATACAAGTTAACCAGTagaaaatgggtttaaaaaaattaagtgaCTTATGTGGCCATCTTTTAAATAACTGTATCTCTGATATATGTGCAGATGTTTAGCCTTTCAgttcaaaattaaatataaaatatcagACTGTGTAAATATGAACATTTATAGGTTGATTTGAGGGTTTTTAGACTTTGGTTTCACCCCAAAGTAACAGTTGTGTATAAATATGGCGGTCCTTCTTAAACTTaacttggtttttttttttttttttttttagcccaaCTCCTGGAAGCCGTCAAGCTTCTCCCACTGAGGCTGTGGAGAGGATGGGTCCCAGTCAGACAGGTTTGGAGATGATGGGGCAGCACCACCACCCTCATGTTCTCCAACAGCAGAACCCCTCCCAAAACAAGGTCCAAGCTGAGGATTTCCAGAACCAGGAGGCCCAGAACATGGGCGGTATGGAGCAGCAAGCTGGTGTGGAGTCCTTACAGTTTGACTATGCTGGTAATCAGATTCAGGTGGACTCTTCAGGGACTCCAGTTGGATTGTTTGACTACAACTCTCAGCAGCAGGTCTGTTAAATTCACAAAATCTGGTTGGTAGTTTGCTCAGCAGGTTGCGAGcagtttgttgatttttttttttgatttttttttttgatttttttctccccagtTGTTCCAGAGGTCTAATCCATTGACTGTTCAACAGCTCACTGCAGCTCAGCAGCAACAATATGCACTGGCTGCAGCCCAGCAGCAGCATCTTGGTGAGACAGACTTTGTTCTCCTCAGATTCTTTTGCAGTATTGTTTAACTGCTTTGTCTCTCAGGTTGTCTCTGTTTGAGTTGCATAGACTTTTGAATGAGAATTATATTGCTGTTCTTCCTCATATTACTCAGCTGGCCTTGCTCCTGCGTTTGTGCCAAACCCTTACATCATTAATGCTGCCCCACCTGGAGCTGATCCCTACACTGCTGCTGGgttggcagcagcagcaacgctTGCAGGTGATCACATGGCACATGTTCATCCGCAAGTTCTCATTGATATCCAAcagatcattattattttatttttcttttactcttCATTATCTTCTGCCCAGATCCAATGTATAACTTcagaagtgttttttttctctcccccctCCCCAGGCCCCACAGTTGTTCCACCACAGTACTACGGCGTCCCTTGGGGTGTGTACCCAGCTAATCTtttccagcagcagcctgcATCTACTGCCAATCACTCGGCCAATCAGCAAGCATCCAGTCAAGGGCCAGGGCCAGGGCAACCACAGGTAGGAATAATTTCTTTAACCAGTATTAATTCCCTACCTTATTCGCCTCGTATGATTGTATGAAAAATGTGCTTCAGGATGCGGTTTCAGTCATCTGTCTGTGACCAGTTATCGTGTGCAGAATGTTTATGACGACAGGATTACCCTGAAAATGAGTCATCCATGAAGACCTGCTGTTAAAATTTAGAAAAGTTAAAAGTGGGCAGGGCTTCGGTGGCGTAGCTCCATCAGTTGTGCATTTGATTCAGAAATGTTCTGGGGTTGGTTGTATATGTTTCCGAGCAACTCGTGACGTCTGATCAAACCAAACAGTTGTGGTAAAACACGTTAGCTATATTTTAGCTGTTCCTCATTTAGtcacttgtttattttttgttgtgaCGACAAGTTGAGATTGCTTCCCTTCCCAGTGccagtaacagtatttttttttatttttttttttttttaaccgttTCTGCCAGGTGATGCGCACTGGAACCAACCAGCGACCTCTTACACCTGGGCAAGGCCAGCAGAGCCAGCAGGAATCCctagctgcagcagctgctgcaaaCCCTGCATTGGCATACACAGGAATGCCTGGTTGGTCTACCATTTCATACTTATGCTATACTGCAATGTAGCCAAAGACACTGACaaccaaatacattttttttttttttcctttgttggtTCACATTAAGTGTACACAGTGTggaagtagtagtagtagtagtagtagtagtagtagtaacaaaacactgaaacagtGTTTCTAACAACACTCTAAGTATGTTGTGTAGTAGTAGTAAACTGTAATTACTAACTATCTcctctttgtgtgtcttttttcttcCTCAGGTTATCAGGTTTTGGCCCCTGCAGCTTACTATGACCAGACTGGAGCTTTGGTAATGGGCCCTGGTGCCCGCACCAGTCTGGGTGGGCCTGTTCGTCTAGTCCAAACCCCACTTCTTATCAACCATGCAGCGGCGCAGGCTggtaagaattttttttttttttgttttaattaaggAATTCTTTTCTCTCCGGTGTCACCAGCTGTTTGCTCAGAGGGGATCTGTGGATGGTTTGGTTCCTGTTGTAGGGTTTTTACATTGCATTCAAGTGCCTTGGGGTAACTGTTGatatttggcactatataactCAAATTTAGCTAATCTAATTGCATTAGAGATCATTATTTGGAATTCGGTGACTGTACCAACTGTTATTTTATCTGATTCAAATCTCAAAAAAGGTCTCTCTCATCTCCTGTGgactattttttttccactgacaCCTTCTTCAAAAACCAAATGTGACGTTGATCAGATAAGCAGATCTCATAGTTTGGTTTATATTTGTTCTGTTAGCAGTGTTTGTCTCCTGCAGTTACCACTGCTGTCTCCACTCTGTGTGTGGGGAGGACACACACCGAGCAATGTTTCATTTGGCTATTTTTGTGAATAAATTCATTGCTTTAATACGTTCCCAAGCCTCTTACCCCGAGTTTAATCACCACACATAAGcagtaacatttaaatatagGTGGAAAAAATGATTCAGCCAAGAAGTCCCAGCTTCTACAAAGTGTGTTCACGCTGAtggtttaaaatgcaaagtggCTCTCCCAAAAATAGCTgaatatgtttatatttaattctgctttttattatttgtttatatttgagCTTGTCATTTGTGTTTATCTGTGGAAAAATGACTTCACCCACTTAGCAGTTCTCTAGCAATCTGCCAGATCTGCTGTTTTGAGTAGGCACAGTTGCATGCGCACATGTAGCGATCTGATTTGTATAGATGTCCTCTTCTCAAAATGATAACTTAATGAGTGCTTCTGTGTGGTGTGTTGAGCaaataatatgtgtgtgtgtattattaaTAGAgatgggactttttttttttttttttcttcttagatATGCCTACTATAATGTCCGTCCCGCACACCCACTTCTTTCTATTCTTACTTGATTAGTACCACTCATGTGACCTTTCCTCACCTTTGACCTCTCACAACAATCTCTctccatcagcagcagcagtgtctgCATCTGGTTCCGGTAACAACATGTCTGGTCCTCCAGCCAACGGACTGTACCGCTCCATGCCTCAGCCTCAACCTcagccgcagcagcagcaggctccTCCACCCAGCAGCGGCCTGCCCTCCAGCTCATTCTACGGATCTGGATCAGTCCCTAACACCTCTCAGAGCAGCTCCCTTTTCTCTCACACCTCTGCTGCCCCACCACCCCCAAGCTCTTCCCTGGGCTTCAGCAGCACCGGCGGCTCTCTTGGCGTTGGCCTGGGCTCTGCTCTTGGGGGTTTTGGCTCTTCTGGTCAGTGGCTAAACAACATGCTGCTTGTAGAGGAAAATGGTCTTGTGTTAAATTTAAGTTTTGTGTTCTAAAAGTGCTTTGTTAATGATTTTTCAGTATCCAGCTCGACCAGTAGCAGTGTATCCCGCAGGGATTCCCTGTTGGCAAGTTCTGACCTATACAAACGAGGTGGCAGCAGTTTAACTCCCATTGGGCAGCCGTTTTATAACAGCCTGGGTTACTCCTCTTCACCTAGCCCCATTGGCCTTACACCAGGTCATTCCCCGCTCACTCCTCCGCCATCTTTGCCCTCTTCCCATGCATCCTCTTCCAGCCTTCACCTAGGTAAGCCTAAAGGGGGGATGTTTATCTTTGGTCGAATGTTGTTTTTGAGGTAGAAAATAAAGAAGCATTTGAGCCTGTTCGTAAGTGAGGATTGATGCGACTTAAATAGAATAGAACTTTAAATTGTCATCCCCTGTTAGGGGCAGCTTCAGTGAAATTGATGCTTGTAAATGAAATATTCAAAATTGTCTTATTTAATCCTAGGTGGCCTGACAAATGGCAGTGGTCGTTACATTTCTGCAGCTCCCGGAGCTGAGGCCAAATACCGGAGCACAGGCGGCACGTCCAGTCTCTTCAATTCCAGCAGCCAGTTGTTCCCTCCCTCACGGCCCCGCTACAGCCGCTCTGATGTCATGCCATCTGGACGCAGCCGCCTATTGGAAGACTTCAGGAACAACCGTTTTCCAAACCTCCAGCTCCGTGACTTGCCTGGACACATGGTGGAGTTCTCTCAAGACCAGCACGGATCCAGGTGACGGGCCTAATTTAATGCTTGAAAATGCCACAGCACAATAGAATATATAGGCTTTTTGGGAAATAATGAGTTTCTTTTAGGTCTCGTAAATGTAAGCCTtagccaaaaaagaaaaaaacgcaAAAAACTACATTGCAGTGTTACACTTTGTATAATGAGTCTTTGGAGTGTCTTTTTAATCGTTCACTGCTTCCTCCCATCTAGATTTATCCAACAGAAGCTAGAGAGGGCCACTCCTGCTGAGAGACAGATGGTGTTTGGAGAGATTTTGCAAGCAGCATACCAACTGATGACTGATGTATTTGGAAATTATGTCATCCAAAAGTTCTTTGAGGTTGGGAGTGTTAAAGTTCATCCTTGTGTCTTTTGAGTAACTGCACAGTATAAACTAAACTAGATTCCATTTATAATAGATTACTCTCATATTGTAATAGATTCCagcatatataatatattttttatgttgtcTCAGTTTGGAAGTGCAGACCAGAAACTTGCTTTAGCGACCCGTATCCGCGGACACGTCCTTCCCCTGGCGTTGCAGATGTATGGGTGCAGGGTCATTCAGAAAGCCCTGGAGTCCATTTCCTCAGACCAGCAGGTAATTGTAAGTGAGATTTCACTTCTTTAtaacctttttattttctattgaaAAGCATTTTATTCGTCCTTCATATTAAAGGCTTTGATTTAAACAGTCTTCTTTTACGATATACTTTGATgtcattttcttccatttagAGCGACATTGTCCGTGAGCTTGATGGCCATGTGCTGAAGTGTGTGAAAGACCAGAATGGGAACCATGTGGTACAGAAGTGCATTGAATGTGTCCAGCCTCAGGCCCTTCAATTCATCATTGATGCCTTCCAGGGACAGGTGggtcttttcagtttttgtttttgttttttagaataGCTGCCATATAATAAGCTGCCTTATAATGTAACTACCATTCAgtatagtttatttttgtagaCTCATGTGATCCGTAGGGTTGCATTAATATCTAAATCCTCTGATGTACTTTCACTACATGGTACAATAagtactgtttttattttctaggTTTTTGTACTTTCCACACACCCCTATGGCTGCAGAGTTATCCAAAGGATCTTGGAGCACTGCACCCAGGAGCAAACTCTGCCCATCCTGGAAGAGCTTCATCAGCACTCTGAACAGCTGGGCCAGGTGTGCACATCAATTTCCTCTCTGTCCCATTTTAAACTCCACGCTGACTGCCTTATTTTTGCTAGCTGCGACTGATCGCTGTTGACATTTATCATTTTATGTTGCGTATTTGCATGTGTCCTTCATGTTTgaacatttcatatttttagcCTGTCATTGTTCCTGTGTAGTTGTGGTCTGCTAAGTGTAAGGATGAATGTAATTGTGCTGTTAGCTGACATTACATCTGACATATGTGATTATTTAAACATCCACCCTGCCCCCCTCACTTATTCCATCTAGAAATATCAAGGCGTATCATTGGAGATGACACCCAAAACATATTATACAGTGTCCCGTGATGCACTGTTCAAGGTCAGAGCAATTTGCCTCTATCGCGGATGTCCCTGTGCTCACTTCCTTTTTcccctctttatttttttttaatcttttcttcTGTAAAGAATCTAATTTAACATTTAGTTTTCCAACTCCCAACATTTATAGTCCTTTCCTAACCCACTGAGCTGcctgttctttctttttcctcccttCTTGCTTTATGCCAGAGGATTTAGGGACATGCTAATCTGCTGTCTGATGATCCCTCTTTTGCCTACAGCATTTTTTGATCAGtctgtttttccctttttaaaaaaaaaaaaaaaaaaaaaaaatctaattttgcTAAAATTATAATTGTTTGATTCAAATCTAGGAGTTTGAAACTCTTTTATAACCAAATAGTTCACAAATGGTGTTTTAAAACCAACATAATGCAAGTTCATGTTAAAACAGATTGACAGAAAATGGTTCGGGAGGCAAATACTTCAAATTTAAAGGTGGAGATCACATTACCTACCCAACAAATTACCACTTTAACAAGCTTGGCAGTTGAGTGGTGTTATTTGTTGTTTGGTCAGTTAATTTTTTGTCTCCATCTTGCCGCACTAAAAATTACACCCGTAACTGTCTATCACCCGTTTCTGAAGGGGCAAAGATGCTATTGGTTGTGTTGCCTGGTCAGCGACACAAACCAGCAGCATCTGTTTTGTCTGACCTTCCGCAGTGATGACGTAAGGGTATTCGAAATACTACAAATGGGGGTGTCGCTCATTCATCGGCCAATCATTGTAGAGTTGCATGATTACCCTATCCTATCAATCGAGGCCAATGGGGAGAAAGTAGTGCATGAGTATCAATCATGTTCAGTTGTAtctcacagtttgtttgtttttttgttgttgtgattaATCTTGTTGAGATGACTTTGCCTTGCCCTTACATCTCTGTTGCCTCCTGCAGGATCAGTACGGTAACTACGTCATTCAGCATGTTTTGGAGCATGGCAGACCAGAAGATAAGAGCAAGATAGTGGCAGAGGTGCGCGGGAAGGTTCTTGTCCTGAGCCAGCATAAATTTGCAAGGTAAGCTAAGCAGTCTGTATGGATTAAGAGTGGGCTGTATATTGTTTGCAGATTTTGACATTAACAGGGCAGACGGTGAATATTCTGAAGTTCATTTTGTATGAAATGattgtgaaaaataaatattctgttGTGGGAGGGAAAGCGCTCACATTACTGTCAATATTAGAGCAGCTGTGTTTCTTCACACTTCTGCTGGTGTGAGGACAGATGTGAGTGATTTGCACTAGCATAACTAAGGAACATAAGTTGATGCATATCATCTGAAGATCAGTCGATacgctgttgttgtttttctacatCTTTCGAGTGTTTACATTTGTAAAAACCGGTTAATAGTAGGTTTATAACACGCAGGTTAACGACTCACATTTGGGCCTGATAGGAGATCATTTTAGGCCTGGGATAATTTATCAATAACCATGTGGTAACAATGGCAGGAAGTTCATAACCTAGATCTTTCTTGAGTCGAGGAAGATGGGAATGCTGAATTTTAGGTACCTGATGGTTCcatgttctttgtttttaaagcagagTCCATTCTGCTTAGCTTGGAGTAAATTCTTTTGTAATGTATAGGCGGCAGCATGATGGTACAGTGGTTATGGCTATCACCTCACAACAAGAATGTTCCTGGTTTGAATCTCCGGTTTGGCTCAGGCCTTGCTGTATGGAGTTTGTAAGTTCACCCTGTGCCTGCATGGGTTTCCTCGAGCTTCCTCTCACACTCTGAAGATATTCATTTTAGGCAGGTCCTGTGCTTGAAGTGTATAGCATAAAATTATGATTGAATGCTTGGTTAAGATGAGATATGCAGTGAAGTGCCTTGAGTGGTCCATAAGAATAGAAAAGTGCTTTCTTAATGTGAGTACATTAGCCAAGTAGATATTTTAAAAGACACGTCTATGTTGAACTAAATGTGTCTGTACGAGTCGTTATACCTGTCATATTGGTTTTCGCTCTTGTGGATGTGATGTGTTTGTCAGTGAGCAAACACGACTTTAGGCCAACTTTGGACCTTAATTAATTTtagtttgatttatttaattacATGGCTCACGATTATTGTGAATATGTGGGACAACGGATGTTGGCTAAGTAGGAGGAAAAGACCACAGAAGTTTCATGGAGGTAGGGACAGAGGGTgtagagggttggtgtgacagaggatcCTAGGGatggggtgagatggaggcagatgatccactgtgggGATCTTTAAAGGGAGAAGCCAAAAGTTGAGGACAAATCCTCGACTAGGAGCCAGTATCACAAAACAACTCCCACGTTCAGTTCCTGTAGTTAAACAAAAGTGGTTATCTACTTGTTTCGTAATACAAGGTTTTCCAGTCTTGCTACCATTAGCCAATTTGTAAAAATACACGTCTGCTGGCAGCAGAGTGGTATATTTTATAAATTTAAAAGATGAGCTGTAATATTAGGAAAAAATAAGATACTCACAAACTTAACATAACTGCTGCAATTAAACAGCAATATACAAGTGTATGAGTGTTTGACGGGAAAAGTGATCCTTGTAACTTTTAGAAAAGTGCTGTAAGAATATAGTAAATGACTAATATCCTCTGTAGTGTAACATGGAGCAGTCGGTAAGACTGTCTCAGTGGGCCATCATTGTAGCATATGTTTAGAGTTTTGTGTTTCATAAAATTCATAAACTTTTTCCAACTGAAGTTGTTAGAAAAAGTTTGGAATTCTAATCAATAAATGTCCTCAGCTTTAGGAATAAATTGCTGTGTAACTCTAAAATTGAACCTGTtagccaacagaaaaaaaaattaagctgGGAATAGTAGTCCCCTCTCCTAAAAGCCTGTGTCTGGTAGATTGTAAACTGATAGACAAAGGGCTTAGACACTCTAAAAACTAAATGCCCTTATTGGGATGGTCCAGTGGGGGAGGATTATCTGGAATTTTCTATAGTCAGTAGGTGGGAATGTTGTACATGTTGTTTTCTTATCAAACATAGCCTGGTTGTGTCAGGTGTAAAAGTAGGTCAAAGTAATCCTCCTTCATATTTCCCAAATTCAAGTGTACCCCATTAACAACCAGCCCTTGCATCACAGTTGGGGTCTTAGGTGTAAAACTTCAGAATAACCATGGCCTGTAACAGGTCAGCAAAAACTTAAACTAATTGAGCTGTTTGAACACACTGCCTAATAATTACAGTTTGctaacacacatgcaaacattgCACGTGatgccaaaaacaaaagaaaatgattcTAATATGCTGGCATCTCTCTGCTTCCATCTGTTCAGTTATAAACTTGAGTAACAGTAGCTTATTTTTCCCCCAGTAATGTGGTGGAGAAGTGTGTGATCCACTCCTCGCGTGCAGAGAGAGCTCTGCTGATAGATGAAGTGTGCTGCCAGAAAGACGGGCCCCACAGCGCCTTGTACACCATGATGAAAGACCAGTACGCCAACTATGTTGTCCAAAGAATGATCGACATGGCAGAACCTGCTCAGCGTAAAATCATCATGCACAAGGTGAGTCGTCTACTAAATGTGCTCATGTTAGTGGTAATGGGTGTTAGTGGGTGGGTTGTGGTCCATTTGATCCAGTGAATTCTATCTGTATTCTATAAGGTTTAGCAAAGCTTAAAAAGTCTAATCTGTTTATGTCCATAGTTTCTGACAAGTGATCAAATCGACTTGGCTGGTAAAAGTTTAACTGTGAAGTTTTATCAGTGGTATCCAGGGCGTTGCACAGCTCATTCAGATCATGAAACAGCCAATGTTAAAACAAGTGCCTGCGTTGGTGCTTTCAAGGACCCTTGATATGTGAAATATGACCAGAAAGACCTGTTTTTAGTCATGTTATCAGTGCCATTATGTGTACAACGATTGTATTTTGCATGAAAACAAAGTAATAACTAGGGTGTGCACTTCCATATGTATCTGCCAGCATTGTGTCCATTGTTTACATATTTTACATTACTCTTTGTGTACATCAGTGCAGGCTGTTGTGAAGGCTCTTGTGTTGACATCAAACTAGTtagtgctgtttttgtttttaaacatcaGTGTAGTGTTGGCACCGGAAATTTGCTAAAATATCTGCATTCTTTCTGCTGGCCAACAGGGGGCGACTCCTGTGGTTCCAAAAATAGCCATTTTTTTGTAGACTTCTGCAAAAAAATCACTTAACTCATGAATTCAGTAACCCTTTTACATACACAATCTCCGTCAGTAGTTTCAAGACTTAATGTAACATGATatgcattttgtaaattatgctACCCATAATTTGAAAACATGCCCATTCTTTACCCCTACTTCCAGATTTAAAATCAGTTGAGCTTCTTTGGCTTTTAAATGCAGTTATcatcttctcttctttctttaGATCCGGCCTCACATTGCCACTTTGCGTAAGTACACCTACGGGAAGCACATTCTAGCCAAGCTAGAGAAGTACTACATGAAGAGTGGATCTGAACTGGGTCCAATCGGCGGTCCCACGAATGGTCTGATGTAGTCACGTACACATCCCAGGTCCCCTGAACAAGTGGAGGAGTAGGAGCCCCAAACCCCCTGTTCTGTCTGAGATGCGCTCCTTAGCCATAGGGGTTAGCCTTTGACGCCCTCTGTTATCCCATCATTTGGGGGGGCAAGTTaccaaaaaaacaagacaagtcAACTTCACCTAAGAACGCTGTGACAACTGACCCCTGCCACTCTGCCACCCCTGGTGCAGGTCCCCAGCGTGGCCCCCAGGGGACGCACAGTCAGCAGGCtgtttattctttttgtttttcttttgttttcctccttttttttcttcttttttttccctgggTAAAGCACAAGCCCATTGTTAATGATGTAATTGATGTATTTGACTGGTTTTCATATTATCTTGTACATTTAGTTTTTTACCTTGTAAATTCTctgtagaaaaagaaattattacACATTTGCTGAAATTTACAGTTCTTACAATTAACACCAGCAAGTGACTTTATAAAGGCTAAACTGAGTGATCCTTTTAAAACACGATtccatttgtttttgtaaacaaaCAGCTGTTCTTATTAAGCTTAGGCaatttattataatatttgtatattatcccacacacagtttaaaaaaaaaaaaaagaaaaaggaaaaaaaagtgttttcccATGCCAAAGCAGCTGATGGATTAGTTTTCAAATAGCATCACATAGTATGGATGGACAGAAATCCCTCCATCCACAAGCGAGTACTATGCGTCACGTGCCACAGTCACCCAGAGGTCTTTGAGGCCGCTTTGCCAGCTCGGGGTTTGGAAATTGGTGCTTTACTCTAGGGTAGCGTTTGCCAGTGGTGGCTTTTTCTTGcctcgtttttttgttttttttcttttgtttttttttttttttttttttttcccacacccTTTGCgggagtgtgtgcatgtttggtTACTCCAGCAGCTC
Protein-coding sequences here:
- the pum2 gene encoding pumilio homolog 2 isoform X7 gives rise to the protein MSIPCSILGMNDVAWQETRGGMLHANGAPESGGVRVHGGGPLATVGGAGQAPGGPHIQGMDRVPNPTPGTPQPPLSGRSQDDATVGYFFQRQPGEQLVSCTPSKHRWPTGDANHVDQTAALGAFSDQSSVVRAVDEMNYDFQALALESRGMGELLPAKKLWDSDELAKDGRKGMLLGEEWRDHAWGSSQGGGLGVSMVEYVLSSSPGDKMDGRYRNGGYGAGDADQDGREKSDAQEKVSPFEEDKSPEMKVGEESDPTKANGRGLLNGMDRDCKDFNPTPGSRQASPTEAVERMGPSQTGLEMMGQHHHPHVLQQQNPSQNKVQAEDFQNQEAQNMGGMEQQAGVESLQFDYAGNQIQVDSSGTPVGLFDYNSQQQLFQRSNPLTVQQLTAAQQQQYALAAAQQQHLAGLAPAFVPNPYIINAAPPGADPYTAAGLAAAATLAGPTVVPPQYYGVPWGVYPANLFQQQPASTANHSANQQASSQGPGPGQPQVMRTGTNQRPLTPGQGQQSQQESLAAAAAANPALAYTGMPGYQVLAPAAYYDQTGALVMGPGARTSLGGPVRLVQTPLLINHAAAQAAAAVSASGSGNNMSGPPANGLYRSMPQPQPQPQQQQAPPPSSGLPSSSFYGSGSVPNTSQSSSLFSHTSAAPPPPSSSLGFSSTGGSLGVGLGSALGGFGSSVSSSTSSSVSRRDSLLASSDLYKRGGSSLTPIGQPFYNSLGYSSSPSPIGLTPGHSPLTPPPSLPSSHASSSSLHLGGLTNGSGRYISAAPGAEAKYRSTGGTSSLFNSSSQLFPPSRPRYSRSDVMPSGRSRLLEDFRNNRFPNLQLRDLPGHMVEFSQDQHGSRFIQQKLERATPAERQMVFGEILQAAYQLMTDVFGNYVIQKFFEFGSADQKLALATRIRGHVLPLALQMYGCRVIQKALESISSDQQVISDIVRELDGHVLKCVKDQNGNHVVQKCIECVQPQALQFIIDAFQGQVFVLSTHPYGCRVIQRILEHCTQEQTLPILEELHQHSEQLGQKYQGVSLEMTPKTYYTVSRDALFKDQYGNYVIQHVLEHGRPEDKSKIVAEVRGKVLVLSQHKFASNVVEKCVIHSSRAERALLIDEVCCQKDGPHSALYTMMKDQYANYVVQRMIDMAEPAQRKIIMHKIRPHIATLRKYTYGKHILAKLEKYYMKSGSELGPIGGPTNGLM